ACTCTCTCCCCGCAAGCAGCCTCCCTTCTCGCAGCTGAACTCGCAAAACCAATATCCGCAGCCGACGAACCAGGCTACATCTACATGTTCTGGGTAACGCCTgaaacatcatcaaggtCCGCTCCACCACCGTCCGACATCGCCTTGTCTCTCGTCCCGTTAGCAAATAGGGGCATAGATatcgacggcgacgacgaccccGATTACGACGATGACAGCGACGAAACACCCGAGCAAATCCGACGCAGCAACACCGCCATTATCCGGGCAAGAGACTTGAATACGCTGTCGTCGAATCCAACGCCCAACAGCCCAGGAacggtgaagttgaagattGGTCGGACGAATAATATAACTCGAAGGTTAAATGAGTGGACGAGGCAGTGTTCCAATCATCTTACACTTATTCGGTACTATCCGTACACTCCGTCGTCGAGACGCGGCAATGGAAAAGGTGTTGGTAAGGGCTTGGAGCCGGGAAAAAAGGTACCCCATGTTCACCGAGTGGAGAGACTCATCCATATTGAGTTGGCGGATATTCGAGCGCGCGACCTAGGGCAGTGCCCAGAATGCGGAAAGGAGCATAGGGAGTGGTTTGAAGTGGCTGCTGAACGGGATTCTCTAAAGAGAGTTGATGAATGTATTCGTCGATGGGTGCGCTGGGCACACACTCAACGACGGTGATAGTATGTAATAGCTCTAGACTAGACTATATGCCATCTATATCCCAAACTCACTCCTCAAATGAAGGGCTGCCCTCGACCGATATCAGAATAGTTAAAACTATAACCAGGGTAAACGTAACTCGGATGAGACAAGGGCGCTCATTATTATCGATCTCGGCGCTGTTTACTGCGGAGTCCTAAACCTTTTCCTATATGATCATATTAGATTCGCTTTTGTCAGGGTTTAACTTACGCTTAGTTGGACATTTATCGCTGAAACCATTTCTTCTCACTcgcttgttttgttttgcccGATTCGTCTCATTCCAGCCTTGCCTTGGTTTCTCTGAGCTTTCTGATGATATTTCTTCCTCTGATGGTTCACTTTCGTCGTCCGCATCGTTTGAGTAATCAGAGGGAATTAACTCTGGGTCTCGATACTCGCTTACATTGAAGCGAGATTAAATCAAGGGTATGATAAAATGGAGAGGTTTTGTATGCTGTAGATTGTCTTCTCCCACGGGATCTTGTTCGCTCTGGGAGTCTCGGCTTGGTGGCGGATCTTGCTCAGGCTGGTTATCCTCTTCAGAGTCGACAGGCAACTAGCCGTAAAATCTAAATGCAGCAGTGCAGAGGCTAGGTCCTTTGTGGCTTTGCGCTCGGGCGACTCTCCATTTCTATACTCCGATTCATCCGGGTATTCAAGTAGGCTACGCAATATTAACTGAGCAGGTAGTTCACGGATGGAATGAACGCTAGGCGACATCGTCGTGAAAAAGAAGCAGCTGTCAGTGAAGGGATATTCCGACGCTTGGGGTGTTCGTATTCGGAACGCGAAGGACTGTATAACTGTATAGGTAGATATTGATATGTAAATAGAAACGTACGGCTCTTggttataaatataagtgGCCAATGGTATCAAAAAGGGCAACTTGGTGCAGCGAGGTGTGGACTATTGAACTAAGGGCCAAGCTGGGCGTAGCTGCCTGTTCCTTCCTCCTGAGTGGCTTCCATCTCCGTGGCAGCTTCCTTTTTCGGGTTGTGATATAACGGGGGGCTTCTATGGCTCCAAGAGGAAACTGCGGCCTGGGGAAGTATTATAGACTTGCAAGGAAGCTGCGTGGCCCGAGTATGGATGGAAGAGCATGCTTAATACTCTACAATGGTCTAAAATACTCCATGTGCTCATACATCGTAATTCTGAATAAAGTATACAATGCTGGCCTCCCGGAGACCGCAGAATCTAATGCAGGAAGTTGAAGGCCTTGACATCACCCACAAGTATACCGTGGTACACTAACTTTTCCAACGCTCATAAAAACGAAACACAAAAAGAATGTAGTCAAAGCAAGCACATTTACCAGCCCCGCTTGGCCAGCTTGTCTGCATCCTGCATCTGTGCGACGTTGATGccaaccatggcctcccCAAGGCCCTGGCTCACCTCAGCGAGAACCTTCGGGTCCTTGTAGTGGGTTACAGCCTGTACGATGGCCTTGGCGCGCTTCTTCGCATCACCAGACTTGAAAATACCAGAGCCGACAAAGACACCGTCACATCCCAGCTGCATCATGAGGGCAGCATCGGCTGGGGTAGCCACACCACCGGCAGCGAAGTTGACAACGGGAAGACGGCCTTTCTCGGCACTCTCGCGGACAAGCTCGTAGGGAGCTTCCAGCTGGCGAGCATAAGCACGGAGCTCGGGCTCAGGGTCAGCGGAAGATTGGAGAATAGCACGGGCACGGGCGATGTCAGCGTTGACAGTACGCATGTGCTTGACGGCCTCAACAACATCTCCGGTGCCGGCCTCACCCTTGGTACGGATCATGGCAGCACCCTCCGAAATGCGGCGGAGAGCCTCGCCTAGGTTGCGGCAGCCGCAAACGAAGGGAGCCTTGAAGTTGTGCTTGGTGACGTGGTATACGTTATCGGCGGGGGTGAGGACTTCGGACTCGTCAATGTAGTCAATACCGATGGCTTCGAGGATCTGCAGACACGCTCCGGTTAGCGCCGAAACTTTACATGGGACAGAATGGATAGCAAACCTGGCATTCAACAAAGTGTCCAATACGGGCCTTGGCCATGACTGGGATCGTAACGGCCTCCATGATTTCCTTGATCATCGAGGGGTCGGACATGCGGGAGACACCTCCTTCGGCGCGGATGTCGGCAGGAACACGCTCAAGGGCCATGACAGCGGCGGCACCGGCCTCTTCAGCAATGCGGGCCTAAGAGAGTCAGAGCTGCAGTCAATTGATGGATGTCATGAGTATATACCTGTTCCGCATTGACAACGTCCATAATAACACCGCCCTTCAACATCTGGGCCAGACCGGCCTTGACAGTGAAGTCGTTGGAGGCAGCTCCATTGGTCGCGGGGGCCTGGGAAGCCATTGTACGGGATGATCGGGTTGGAAGGAATGAAGTCTAATTCCAAAGCAAAGAGAGCGAGAGATACGGAGAAGAGCACGACAAAAGGAAGCGAGGGAAACGTGGGGTGGTGTCGAAGAAGGGCGCGTGAGTCACCGAAATATATACCTCAAAGCTCTCAATTATCTTCAGTTCGCCTCAGTTGCACTCGGGCCCAGAAAAACGTCCCCCTCACTCTGATTTGACTTCCCCGCCGAAATTTGGCGCTCGCCAATCACAGGGCCGCGACCCCTCCAAAGTTTGGTGCGCGGTGCAAATTCGGAAGATCCTTAGTTTTCCGCGGGATAGCCAGATTTCAGGAACCACTCCGAAGGCATTTTTGGTTGCCTGCACGGCTTCGAGACTTCATGATTATTCAACTGTCCCATGGGGTCGGCTTCGTAGGGACTGCCCGCAGAACACAGATGGTCCAAAGAGAGCAAGGGAATCGATCGGTATCGATCCGCCACAGTTCCGAGAGGAATCCCGAATTTGCCTTCCCGGGTGCTATGAAATGTGGAGTTACAGCGAAGACCATGTCGTTTATGATAGGGAGTTAGGAACCCGGTGAATGCAGGTGTGCTAGTGGGGTGAATTTGACGCGGAGATCAACCTCCATTTCGCGCATCGCTGTCACTCGAGAGTCGAGTCGCTGAGACTTCGCCCACCGGGTACCCTGCACGGAACAAAGTAGCCCCGAAGTATATACTGCCGTCATCTACCGCCCAATAATACCCCAGCATGACGTAAAGCGCTACCGAGGATATTACCCTCCTTGTTGACATTCGCAGACATTgaagcttcattttcattgtTATATTTCCAAGCTACATTAACTAATTTTCCATATTGTCAATTGATACAAAACCAGTCCCCAGAATGGCATCCGGTCTCCTCACGCTCTCCCGGACCTCCGCAGTCGTCGGAATCGGCCTCGGCTTGTCCTTCTCTATGCTCCCTTCCTCCCCCTTTCGCGCCCTCCCTATGAAATGCGATTATACAGCTCCCTACAGCAGACCCGAGTCTACAGATACTGCCTGGGCCGTTCACCCCCAAGATCCACAGGTGAAGAAGCAGGGAACGACTGTGCGCCAAACGGGGATATTAACAGCCTCGAACATGCGACAAGTGAGCATGGGGAGTGTGCTGGGTCTGGTGGTTGGAGTCGGGTTGAGAGCATTTTCTCGGGTTCTGGTCGTACTTTTTGGCATGGGAATTGTAGCAATTGAGGTAAgatctcggcttcttcgaaTGCGAAAGTAGGCTCACAGCGGTACTGACGTTGTTTGTAGTGGGCTGCTTCGAAAGGGTACAATATCCTTCCTGTGCACCGACTGCAGAGATATGTAAAATCCGTCAACCTTGAGAAGATGGTCTCACGGCATGTGCCGTTCAAGCTCAGTTTTGGTGCCACCATGGCTCTGGCAGCTTTTGCCCAATTCTAAGCCGGATGGTTCACGAGACACAATCATTTAAGCGTTGTGTTGGAATATATAGGACAGTTCATATATGCTGAATGGTGAACTTAGGTTAGACAAACAAAAATATATAGGGTATCATGAAATTTTGCCAATGCGCTTCATGCGAATACCATATCAACCCATAACGAGGTCTTCCAGAActccttccatttcatcgCGAGACAATGGGACACTGAGTATTTCCCCTCCACTTGTATCCATTCTCGAAGTGATCATCTGGTGATCATGGAATTCCTTCAACAGTGTCCGGAACATCATCTCAGAAGATGCGATGAACTCTTCAGAAGCCTTCTGGTATAACGCTCGGAATTCAATTCCTGTCTCGTCCTTAGGACCATCTGCTGTCCCGTCGGCACCTTCCACgtcatcttctgcattttGATAGTCATCCACAATTGAGAGTAATTCAATAATGAGCAGTCGGTACAAGTTCTGCGCGTTTTCTGGAAGACTTTTCAACACGAACTCAACACCCTCTTTGCCTCCAACACGTCGTCCTTTCCGACCAAGGAGATTATGaacttcctcaaccacatCGAACTCTGCATCAAACGGTACAAATGTCGTACAATCATGGAATACAAAGTTGAACTGATCCCGGAGACTGAGGTCCCACATCAACAGAAAATTGGGCGTGTCTGCGGTTACAAGAAGGTGTATCTTCGGTGTAGCTGCCAGTCGAGCAAGCAAAGCTTGGTTCGCTGCGCGACGAAGGGTCGGAGCATCGATAGAGTTGATAAAGACGGTTATTGGGTTCTGCTGGGGTCTCGACCTGAGAACTGACTGTAATAATTCCAATACTTCTATCGGTTGAGCCCCCATCTTTGAGGGAACATCAGCGCCAAGAATGGCTGTGACTACCGTAGCAAAAATGGAACGGATGGATATGTTCGGAGTATGCCCGTTGGCAATGATGACGGACGGAGGACTTGCGCTGTGCTTGCGATACAGCCAATCCGCAAAACTGTGAGTGAGCCGGCGCTTTGAGCCATATCCGTATAAGCAAATATTAAATCCCTGGTGGAATTCGAAATCCCATTGAGGGAACGACCTGCGATGGAGATCGTTGAGGAATACGGTTTCCCGCTTGCATGGGTCCTGGTATTGCGCGTGCTTCTCGAAATAGTCCTCATGGGTCAATAAGTTCACTTTATTCAGGTTGTTGTTTGATGTCCGTGGTGGTCCAGCGCGATTCTGGAAAAAGTACCGTTCATGCGGCGGCAAATCTCCTTCGGGCGTAGGAGAGCGCTTATTCTTTGCTCCTTTAGGTCTTCCAGCACGACGCTTCGGGGTTGCAGCggtcttgtccttcttgtccttcttgtctGTCTTCGACTCGGTGGTATCCACCTCAACCGTTTCAATCATCTCATTCTCTTGCTCGTTGGTATCACCCTGTGCCTCTTCGCCAGCTAATATCTCCTCTGCGAGACGATCGCCTCCGTCccaaacatcctcatcatcctgctCAAGGAGTAATCGAGCACTCTTTTTCTTCGCCGAACGGTCCGCACGCGCCCTTGTCGGAGTAGAAGCGCCATTTTCCTTGGTAGGTGTTGAGAATAAGGCCTTTGCTTTCGATCGATTCGATGGGGTTCTCAGTCCGGATACTTTGAGCGCTGCAGGTGTTTCGGCAGTTGGTTTCTGGGGTGTGCTCTTTACACGTTTCGAGGCCGGGGGCTCAGGCGATCCGTCGCCATTGACATGATCATTCTCGGTGCCATTGGCGTTCGAAGTCCGCTGTCTCTTCGGTGTCGAGGCAGggagctcatcatcaacatcgggTTGCTTTCGTTTCATTTTAGCAGGTGTTACGAAGAATGATCAGAGAACAAAATACCATTTGTGACACGGCCGGTGCCCTATAGCCAGCTCAAAGAAAACAGCTTGCAAGGCACGGACGCAAGGGAGAACTGGGGGCTTCTTATTGGAATGTTGATCTTCCTTCAGGGTTCGAGTCCTTGGGTCTCGATCTGCGCGTGGAACGCGACTTGTTAGGACCGACAGTTTCTCCGGTATCCGCGATATCGGAGCGGCATTTATTGACCGCAGCTATCGTGAAGGGTAGATCTCTCAGACGGCATCATCGCGGCCAACCACGGGAATTGGGCGTTGTCATTGTGGGAAGGGTTCTTTTCTGATCCAGCTGTGGTCTTATCGTCCACATTGCCTTGAGAGCGCACAAAATCGAGTCACTTATTGAACTCCAGCTCTGAGTCATTTCCACTTAGAGCACAAGGTATTTAATTCCCGTCAAAACTTCTCGGTTTCCGAGACTGCTCGGGATACCCTATTCCTTTATGTTGGTTGGTTATTTACTAACCTTCCTGCGTGTCTAAACAGCCTCATGGCCTCTCCCGCCCAACCCACagcagccatggctgcttTCGCCCGGATGGCGAAAGGCCAGGTGCGATGCTACTCCGCACCTGTGGATGTTGCCTTTCCAGCTAGCAAGCGCAAGTACATCCCGACTTCTGGCACATATCCCAAGGGGTTCACTGTTTCCGGTACACATGTCGGCGTGAAAGCGACCAATACCAAATTCCCGGACCTCGCGCTCATCTCCTCCGAGACACCATGTTCTGCGGCTGCCGTGTTCACAACCAACAAGTTCCAGGCGGCTCCAGTCCAGGTTAGCAAGACGATTCTTGATTCCACTCAAGGTCAGGGGATCCGCTCCGTTGTTATCAATTCGGGGTGCGCCAACGCTGTGACCGGCAAGGGTGGTCTTGAAGATGCGACAAGCATGGCTACGAAAGTGGACGAACACACTGGCGTTGCCGAGTCTGGTACCCTCGTCATGAGCACCGGTGTCATCGGCCAACGGTAAGTATACTCCCAACGAGATTTTAGTACACATCGCTAACTCAATTGCTCCCCATCTAGCCTTCCCATCTCCAAGATCCTCTCCAAAATCCCCGAAGCCACGCAAAACCTATCCTCAACCCACGACGCCTGGCTCACCACTGCCCGCGCCATCTGCACAACGGATACATTCCCCAAGCTTCTCTCCCGCACATTTAcgcttccctcctcccccggcCGTACCTACAGTCTTGCCGGAATGACCAAAGGTGCCGGCATGATTCACCCCAACATGGCTACCCTCCTTGGTGTTATTGCTACAGACGCCCCCATCGTTCCCTCAGCCCTGCAATCGCTCCTCAAATCTGCTGTCTCGCGTTCATTCAACGCTATCTCTATCGACGGCGACACTAGCACAAACGACACCGTCGCAATCCTCGCGAACGGAGCCGCAGGCGGCGCCCCAATTAACTCCACCCAATCGAACGACTACGCTGTCATGCAAGAGATCCTCACCTCATTCACGCAATCACTCTCGCAGCTCGTCGTGcgcgacggcgagggtgcAACCAAGTTCGTTACAGTCCGCATCCAGAACTCTCCTGACATCGAGTCCGCGCAGCTTATTGCGTCGACCATTGCCCGGTCCCCGCTTGTCAAGACAGCGCTGTACGGCCGTGATGCGAACTGGGGTCGGATTTTGTGCGCGATTGGATACACCCAGGGTGTTGCGCCGGGAACTGTTGTGCCGGAGCGAACGAGCGTTAGCTTCAAGCCTGTTGATGGAAGTCCTGTGCTGAAGCTCCTTGTGAATGgggagccggagctggtaGATGAACAGCGTGCTGCTACCATTCTCCAGGAGGAAGATTTGGAAATTGTTGTTGACCTaggtggtggtgagaaggGTGAACttggcggcgaagaaggcgtgTACTGGTTCTGCGACTTCAGCCACGAGTACGTCACCATCAATGGTGATTATAGAACTTGATTAAATGTATACAGAAGCAAGCGACTTTGAATGCTCAAGATGAAAAAAATGGCTTGACATATGACATATTTGCGCGTTTTGGAGTAATACAAGCTAGAAACGCTTTTGAGTGTTTTCTATAGAATATGGTTACAAACCAGGTCGGCGCTATATACAGTTGTGGCTTGCTTTCCCAAAGCGAAGAGTTCAGCCCTAATTCACGTGCTAACAACCTTTCCATATATTTTCACGATTGAGAAAATACATCCAAATTACTCTGAGCCACAACAGTGCACCACCTGGTAGCGCGGGGAAAGATCATCAAAGGGTGGGGAAATACAAGAACCCACAACTTCCCTTGCTCATGCAACTCATCAaagcgaagaaaagaagaaaatattGGCCAGGAGTCCCAGTTTAGTTACCAGGAACAAGGCCCTTGAGGCCACCGCCGATGTCGCCTTCACGAGCGGCGATTTCAAAGTAACCGTAGATAATACTATTACAATTTCGTTAGTTGACCGGCAATGAATATGCGTGGCAATGAGTACTTACGTAACGGCAAGAAGAATACCGGTACCACTACCAAGGGCACCGAGAAGGTCAGAAGCGACAGAGAGAGCACCAATGCAGGCACCACCGAAGGCGGCGGCAGTGGGGATGATACGCTTGAGTTCCCTGTACATGCTCTGCTCACGGTGACCAGCCATGACGAGACCCTGGTCCTTGAGCTGCTTCGCGACATCACGGGGGGCAGAGCCAGAAACCTCAATCCAAGtcttggagaagagggcaCAGGCAACGAGCATAAAGGTAATGTAAACAGCGGTGTGGATGGGGTCGAGGAGCGCCTCCTTGAAGTTGAGAGGAGGGGACATGTAGTAGGCGACACCGGAAGCGGCGTGGAGCTGGGCAGAACCCTCACGAGGCTCCCAGACACCGAGAAGCTTGACAAGGATGTTGTCAGAGAAGCGGGAGTACAGCATCTGGCTGATAAGGAAAATGTTGGAGCACAGAGCGGACTGGAGCATAATGGGCATGTTGGAAGTGTAGAACAGGCGAACGGGGTACGAGCCACGCATTCCACGCTGGCGAGAGGACTTGACAGGGATCTCAACGCGGAAACCCTGGAGGTAGATAACAGCGGCGAAGACAGCAAGGGTAGCGAGCAGGTTCATGACGTTAGGCAGGTTCTGGCGGTAGAAAGCCTCGCGCAGAGCACGCTGCTTGTCGGACCAGGTGaaaaggagatggaagagagcaATGATGGCACCCTCGAATTCCGGGCCACGACCAGTGttgatggtggtgggggAGAAGGCCTTCCACACAATAGACTCGCAAATGTTTGTCGCAATGAAGAGAGAGATACCGCTTCCAAGACCGTAGCCCTTCTGGAGCAGCTCGTCGAGGAGAATGACGACCAGGCCAGCAACAACTAGCTGGACAATCAACAGAACACAGATACCAGCACCAAGGTCACTTGGCTGGCCGTAGAGACCAGTCAAGACGTACACACAGGCCTGTCCGAAAGAGAGGATAATAGCGAAGAGCTTCTGGGCAGTCTGGTAGAGCTCACGGTCGGTCTTGAGGTCAAGGTTGACGTCAATGAGGTGGGTACCAGCGAGGAGCTATGGGAGGAGCAAATGAGTCAGTACAGCTTCAAGCTTAAGGAACATTCAGTTATTCAACTAGAACCACTTACCTGGAAAACCATGCCGGAGGAGATAATGGGGGTGATACCCAATTCCATCAGGGTTCCCCGGTTACTGGCGAGCATCATACGGAGCCAGTAAAGGGGATCCGAAGTGTCAGAGGAGACAATACCATACAGAGGCATTTGGCTCATAACCAGGAAGATCAGAAGAGTCAACTGCGCGCAACAGTCAGCATATTGAGTTTGCATTGTGGCCACCTAAGAACCTACCCCCGTCCACATCAACTTCTGGTTGAAGGGCACCTTGGTTTCAGGAGCTGCCACCTCCGGGAGGAGGGGCGTAAAGGGTTTGATGAGATCGAGAAATCGGACTATTCGCGAAAGTCAGTATCCAATGGCCAATTGAGGCGATAGGGGCGAGCAGCGTCGCAGGATTGCTTGCGATCGCGTGTCCGAGTACTCACGTCCGCTCATTGTGATCACCTCCCAGCTGGGTCAAAAATCGGGGATAAAAGGAGAtggggaaagaaagaagctggTAATACAACCAGCTtaaggagtggaagaaggtATTTTAAAGGGGGGGGAGGGAAACGaatcaagaagaagcgacgtggaagaagagaagggagaggagtTGAGGTTGTGAATCTCCGTAGTGCCTCGCTGGCCACTTTCGAGTTTCCCCCAGGCGCGCTAAACCGCTTGAGGACACTTGGTCGCTTTCCCCGATCGAGCTGGACCCTCAGAGGCAAAGAGTTCAAGGTTCTACGCTCACTAAGGCTACTCAGGTTACTcaagaataaagaaaaatgCGCGTTATTTGTGAATGGATCTCTGTTCCTATACACTAATTCTATATGGATATCTTTCGTTATATTCGTCTAGATACAGTCTTTCATGCAATATCTGGTATAGTATGTGATAACAAGGCCAAAAACAGTAAAGTACGTATGCCAGTTCGCCAGCTCTTATGGCCCAACAATACTCAGACAGTCGTCTATTACCATTTCAAGCTCGCCCAGTCGTATTTTGAGACCCTTATTCTCTTCCTTCAGAACGCCCATGACACTCCACGCTTCAGAGGAAGGCACACCGTAACAGATTTTACACTTCGACGGATTTCCCGCCCAAGCGTTGGTGATGCCACTAGATGCAAGTCCTTTCATAACTCTGTCATACGCCGACGAGCGAGCCAGGGGTGCGGATGTAGGTTTAGGTTCTTTCTGATTGGCCTGCAAAGTGGTGGATTGTGGCACAGGAAGGTTGACTTGTGAGACGTTTGACGAGGCGGGAACAATAGAAGTAGGCGTCTCAGCACCATCCCGGCGTGAGAAGACACTTTCAGCCACGCTCTCATCGCCTGACTCAAAGCCCGAGTCGCTGGGAAGAGTTCCATTACTCTGGCGCTTCGTGTTCCATTGAGGGGCCTGAAGTTCAACCGAGATGTCGGAGACACTTTCATCGTCCGCGCTGGACTTGACGAGCATCACGCTTCGTTGAcgcgcttcctcttctttacGGCGCATCTGCCTCTCCTGCTCTAGTTcttcggccatggccttcatgGCCATGTCCTGGCGGAGGACCTTTTCTGCCATCCCATCTAGCTGGATCTTGAGATGCCCGATACGCGTCTTTGtttcttcaagctcttctTGTTTCTCGGTCTTCTCGTTGATGACTTCGTGTAGCGCGAAAGTTCGTTGTTTATAGGCTGCCTGCAACCGCTGAATAACGTTCTCCGCATTGGTTCGTAGGTCATCAAAAGCCTCCTGACCATTCGGATTATTGGAGCTAGGAGGGAACAATGCTGCGCCGATATCGAGGTTCAGAAGCTCATCCTCTGCAGGCTCGGGGAGGACCTGTCTGTTTTCTCCTTGGCGCCTCAGGccaaagaaagagaggggaTTCGACGAGGTAACTTGCTTCAGCGGCGAGGGTGCGGTCATGCGCTTTTGTGGTCGGCTCGTGAAGGTTCGTGATGTATATGAGGGGGCGTACGGCTCCTGGATGCTCGAGTCTTCCATACTGGTTGGTCCCGTCTCAAGGGATTTCTGGTCCTCTTGACGGTGCAGGAGCCCCAGGTTAGCCTGTTCAGATTTCCCCTGAAATAAGTCCGTCAAGAGCTTGGCCCCCACTTCTAGCTTCTTCCTGGCGAAACTGTCGTTCGATGGGATAGGTCGCGTCCGAGTATAATCGAGATCCTCGAAACTTTGAGCTTGGTTTCCAAACAACTGGGCAGAAGTCGGCCGAGGGTTGCGCGGTCGAATTATTTCAGTATTTGCTCGGCGATGCGAAGACATGTACGGGGTTTGTTGTGTATCGGGATGTAGTGACGGCGTATGGGAGCTTGATGTTAGGGCAGCTGCAGGTGTCTCTATGTGGGACAAACGGTGATCATCACAAGGCTGATACCTATCGTCTTTAAAAGACGGAGAAACCAGGGTTG
This is a stretch of genomic DNA from Aspergillus puulaauensis MK2 DNA, chromosome 8, nearly complete sequence. It encodes these proteins:
- the ORC2 gene encoding origin recognition complex subunit 2 (COG:L;~EggNog:ENOG410PIIK;~InterPro:IPR007220;~PFAM:PF04084;~go_component: GO:0000808 - origin recognition complex [Evidence IEA];~go_component: GO:0005634 - nucleus [Evidence IEA];~go_process: GO:0006260 - DNA replication [Evidence IEA]); translated protein: MQPDVDDELPASTPKRQRTSNANGTENDHVNGDGSPEPPASKRVKSTPQKPTAETPAALKVSGLRTPSNRSKAKALFSTPTKENGASTPTRARADRSAKKKSARLLLEQDDEDVWDGGDRLAEEILAGEEAQGDTNEQENEMIETVEVDTTESKTDKKDKKDKTAATPKRRAGRPKGAKNKRSPTPEGDLPPHERYFFQNRAGPPRTSNNNLNKVNLLTHEDYFEKHAQYQDPCKRETVFLNDLHRRSFPQWDFEFHQGFNICLYGYGSKRRLTHSFADWLYRKHSASPPSVIIANGHTPNISIRSIFATVVTAILGADVPSKMGAQPIEVLELLQSVLRSRPQQNPITVFINSIDAPTLRRAANQALLARLAATPKIHLLVTADTPNFLLMWDLSLRDQFNFVFHDCTTFVPFDAEFDVVEEVHNLLGRKGRRVGGKEGVEFVLKSLPENAQNLYRLLIIELLSIVDDYQNAEDDVEGADGTADGPKDETGIEFRALYQKASEEFIASSEMMFRTLLKEFHDHQMITSRMDTSGGEILSVPLSRDEMEGVLEDLVMG
- a CDS encoding bifunctional ornithine acetyltransferase/N-acetylglutamate synthase (BUSCO:EOG09262528;~COG:E;~EggNog:ENOG410PH6D;~InterPro:IPR042195,IPR016117,IPR002813;~MEROPS:MER0011829;~PFAM:PF01960;~go_function: GO:0004358 - glutamate N-acetyltransferase activity [Evidence IEA];~go_process: GO:0006526 - arginine biosynthetic process [Evidence IEA]), with translation MASPAQPTAAMAAFARMAKGQVRCYSAPVDVAFPASKRKYIPTSGTYPKGFTVSGTHVGVKATNTKFPDLALISSETPCSAAAVFTTNKFQAAPVQVSKTILDSTQGQGIRSVVINSGCANAVTGKGGLEDATSMATKVDEHTGVAESGTLVMSTGVIGQRLPISKILSKIPEATQNLSSTHDAWLTTARAICTTDTFPKLLSRTFTLPSSPGRTYSLAGMTKGAGMIHPNMATLLGVIATDAPIVPSALQSLLKSAVSRSFNAISIDGDTSTNDTVAILANGAAGGAPINSTQSNDYAVMQEILTSFTQSLSQLVVRDGEGATKFVTVRIQNSPDIESAQLIASTIARSPLVKTALYGRDANWGRILCAIGYTQGVAPGTVVPERTSVSFKPVDGSPVLKLLVNGEPELVDEQRAATILQEEDLEIVVDLGGGEKGELGGEEGVYWFCDFSHEYVTINGDYRT
- a CDS encoding uncharacterized protein (COG:S;~EggNog:ENOG410PKDB;~InterPro:IPR018306;~PFAM:PF10544,PF13455) produces the protein MPYFNNTPESKVSRSDSKNPATTCRGITSSGHPCRRSLASSPNSSPPRKTAGRVNNSQNADITALYCWQHKDQAQSIPSQPTWKPDPAQNRRRSSIDTLMDRLGVLNINDPQSQKPPYPPKKKQTKRSFCCFDIIEEENDEPAPRPSAPRPPPVPGRPPQQMNQVSPLPPSTTKPPPQKSTSRWIPSTLSPQAASLLAAELAKPISAADEPGYIYMFWVTPETSSRSAPPPSDIALSLVPLANRGIDIDGDDDPDYDDDSDETPEQIRRSNTAIIRARDLNTLSSNPTPNSPGTVKLKIGRTNNITRRLNEWTRQCSNHLTLIRYYPYTPSSRRGNGKGVGKGLEPGKKVPHVHRVERLIHIELADIRARDLGQCPECGKEHREWFEVAAERDSLKRVDECIRRWVRWAHTQRR
- the SNZ1 gene encoding pyridoxal 5'-phosphate synthase subunit PdxS (BUSCO:EOG09263MIB;~COG:H;~EggNog:ENOG410PI0Y;~InterPro:IPR011060,IPR013785,IPR001852,IPR033755;~PFAM:PF01680;~go_function: GO:0003824 - catalytic activity [Evidence IEA];~go_process: GO:0042819 - vitamin B6 biosynthetic process [Evidence IEA];~go_process: GO:0042823 - pyridoxal phosphate biosynthetic process [Evidence IEA]) — encoded protein: MASQAPATNGAASNDFTVKAGLAQMLKGGVIMDVVNAEQARIAEEAGAAAVMALERVPADIRAEGGVSRMSDPSMIKEIMEAVTIPVMAKARIGHFVECQILEAIGIDYIDESEVLTPADNVYHVTKHNFKAPFVCGCRNLGEALRRISEGAAMIRTKGEAGTGDVVEAVKHMRTVNADIARARAILQSSADPEPELRAYARQLEAPYELVRESAEKGRLPVVNFAAGGVATPADAALMMQLGCDGVFVGSGIFKSGDAKKRAKAIVQAVTHYKDPKVLAEVSQGLGEAMVGINVAQMQDADKLAKRGW
- a CDS encoding uncharacterized protein (COG:S;~EggNog:ENOG410PSED;~InterPro:IPR007014;~PFAM:PF04930;~TransMembrane:1 (n4-15c33/34o89-116i)), translated to MASGLLTLSRTSAVVGIGLGLSFSMLPSSPFRALPMKCDYTAPYSRPESTDTAWAVHPQDPQVKKQGTTVRQTGILTASNMRQVSMGSVLGLVVGVGLRAFSRVLVVLFGMGIVAIEWAASKGYNILPVHRLQRYVKSVNLEKMVSRHVPFKLSFGATMALAAFAQF